A region of the Variovorax sp. 54 genome:
CAGCCATGGCGGTTCCAGCGGCGACCGCCGCGCTCCATGAAGTCGCGCACCTTCTGTTGCTGGGCGGCATTCAGGTGGTCAAAGAAATCGGCCGCGGCGGCGATGACCTCGGGGCTGCCGGTGCGCACCACGGCGGTCTTCTCTTCGATCAGGCGTGCGGCGCCGGACTGGTCGAGCGTGTTGCCCGCGAACAGTGCCTTGAACTGCGAGCGCGGATCGCCCGCGCCGCCCGCACCGCGCATGGCCTGGCGCTGCGCCTGCAGCTTCTCGGCGAGCACGGTGAGCTTCTGCTTCTGTGCGGCGTCGAGCTCGAGCTTGCTGCCGACACGCTCGACCATCTTGGCGCGGAACTCGGCGCTGTCGCCGCCCCAGCCGTGGCGGTGGCCGGCACAGCCGGCGATGCTGCCGGCCACGACGGCCAGGCCCGCGAATCCGAACAGGGTTCGTTTGATCCAGTGCTTCATAGGGGTGCTCCTTCATGCGCCCCTGCGCGGGGCTGCTTCAGTGATGGACGAGGCGACGGCGGCGACGCATGCGCCGCAGTGGCTCAGAGACGGTTGCTGCTGTCGCGCGCGGCGGCGGCACGCGCGTCGACGGGGTTCTGCATGGTCGAGATGACCTTGCTGTTCACGCGCGAGCCGGAGGTCACGTTCTGGTCGGGTGCGGCGGCGGTGCGCACGGCTTCGGCGACGACGCGGGCACGGTCGGTCGACACGGCCACGGTCTCGGGGCCGCGCGAACCCCGCACGACGTTCTGATCAGGGGCGGCGGCAGTGCGCACGGCTTCGGCGCTGACGTCGGCGCGGCTCATGGCCGACACGGGGGCGTGAACGCCTTGGTAGGTTTCAGCCTTGGCGCCGGCAGCGGCGAGCATGGCGAAGGAACCGACAGCGATGAGCTGGGCGAGGGAAAAAGACGACTTGACGATCATGATGCAGGCCTTTCTTTCAGGGGTTGGAAGAGGAGACCTGATGGTGCGCGTCGATGCCCGGCGAGTCCTTTCACCGCCGTATCGCCGTATTTCGGTTTGTTTCACCAGACTTGGCTCGCCCCCAGGCTGCGCGCACTTCGTGTCGCGCGCGCCTTCCCCCTACCGGGGGCAACACCGACGGCCCGGCAAAGCCGGTTCCGTGGTGTTCCTGGTACTTGCGTCCCGCCGCGAAGGGCGGGGTTGCGGGCTCAGCCCGCGAGTGCGGCCGCGGGATCGTCCGCGTCGAGCACGCCCCGCGCCCAGGGCTCGAGCTTGCCGGTGTCGGCGCGCAGCACTTCCTGCTTCACGGCAAGGATGCGCGACGGATGCATCGAGAAGCTGCGCAGGCCCAGGCCCAGCAGCAGGCGCGTGAAGGCGACGTCGCCCGCCATCTCGCCGCACACCGACACGCCCTTGCCCTGTCGGCGGCACTCGGTGATGGTGTCGGCCACGAGCTTGAGCACCGCGGGGTGCGCGGGGTCGTAGAGGTGGGCGACGGCTTCGTCGGCGCGGTCGATGGCCAGCGTGTACTGGATCAGATCGTTGGTGCCGATCGACAAAAAGTCGAAGTGCTTCAGGAAGGTCTTGAGCGTGAGCGCGGCGGCCGGGATCTCGATCATGGCGCCGAGCTTGACCGGGCCGTACACCGCGCCGCGGTTGTCGAGTTCGGCGCGCGCGAAGTCGATCAGCGACAGCGTCTGGCGGATCTCGCTGGCGTGCGCGAGCATCGGAATGAGCAGGTAGATCTCGCCGTGCGCCGCCGCGCGCAGGATGGCGCGCAGCTGCGTGAGGAACATCGCCGGATCGGCCAGGCTCCAGCGGATGGCGCGCAGGCCGAGCGCGGGGTTCAGGTGCTCCTGCTTGCTGGCCGACTTGCCGTCGAGCGGCTTGTCGGCGCCCACGTCGATGGTGCGGATGGTGACGGGCATGCCCTGCATGCCCTCGACCGCACGCTTGTAGGCCTGGTACTGCTCTTCTTCGTCGGGCAGGCGCGTCTGGCGCGCCGAGTTCTCGCGGCCCATGAAGAGGAATTCGCTGCGGAACAGGCCCACGCCCACAGCGCCGGCCTTGACGGCGCCCACCGTGTCTTCGGGCATCTCGATGTTGGCCAGCAGCTCGACGCGCTGGCCGTCGAGCGTGACGGCGGGCTTGTGGCGCAGCCGCGCGAGCCGGCCGCGTTCGAGGTCGCCCTGGCGCTGCTTGAAGCCGTACTCGGCCAGGATGATGGGAGACGGGTCGACGATCATCACGCCGGCCTCGCCGTCGATGATGACCCAGTCGTCCTGGCGCACCAGCTGGCTCGCGGAGCGCGCACCGACGATGGCCGGGATGTCCATGCTGCGCGCGACGATGGCGGTGTGCGAGGTGCGCCCGCCCACGTCGGTCACGAAGCCGGCGAACACGCTCTTCTTGAACTGCAGCATGTCGGCCGGCGAGAGGTCGTGCGCAATGAGCACCAGCGGCACGTCGAAGCCGTCGCCCGCGGTGGGGTCGTCGTCTTCGTCGTCGTGGTCGTGATGGGCGGCAGCACGCTTGCGCCGCGGCGGGCTCGGCGCGAGCACGGCGGCCGTGCCCTTCATGCGATGCAGCATGCGCTCGACCACCTGTTCGAGGTCGGCCTTGCGCTCGCGCAGGTACGGGTCCTCCATCTCGTCGAACTGGCGCGCGATGATCTCGAGCTGCGTGGTCAGCGCCCATTCGGCGTTGTACAGCCGCTCGCTGATCCAGTGCTTCACGCCGCCGCTGAGCACGTCGTCCTGCAGCAGCATCTGGTGCACCTCGAGCAGCGCCGCGAGTTCGTGCGGCGCGTCGTTCGGGCCCATCTGCGCCACGCTGGCCTGCAGCTTGGTGAGCTCGTCGGCCACCGCGTTGCGCGCGGTGCGCACGCGGTCGATCTCGGTCTCGATCTCGTCGGGCTTGATGAAGTAGTGCGCCACGTCGATGCGGCTGGACACCACCAGCACCGCGCGGCCGATGGCAATGCCACGGGCGACAGGGAGGCCGTGGACTGCGAAGGTCATGCGCGGGGACCGAAGGTCATCGGCCGCCGCCGGGCCGCCCCAAGGCGGCCGAGCCCCCTCGGGGGGCAGCGACGACACGCAGTGCGCAGCGTGGGGGCCACATTCATTCGCCTTCGCCGAACTTGTCGTCCATGAGATGGACGATGGCGTTCATGGCTTCTTCTTCCTGGGCGCCGTTGGTCTCGAGCTCGACGGTCACGCCGAGCCCGGCGGCCAGCATCATGACGCCCATGATGCTCTTGGCATTGATGCGGCGGTCGCCGCGCGACAGCCACACCTCGCAGGGGTAGCTGCCCGCGAGCTTGGTCAGCTTGGCCGACGCGCGCGCGTGCAGGCCCAGCTTATTGCTGATGGTCACGGATTTCTTGATCACTGTGCTTTCTTTTCGCCTGGTTCTGGGGAGCCGCCACCGCCACCTGCATGACGCCGGCGGTGCCGCCCGCGAGGGCGCGCTGCACCAGCGTGTCGAGCGGTTCGTGGCGGTAGGTGACGGCGCGCAGCAGCATCGGCAGGTTGACACCGGCCACGAGCCGCGAGCGCACGCCGTCCACCAGCTTCTGTGCGACGTTGCAGGGCGTGGCGCCGAACACGTCGGCCAGTACCAGCACCTGCGAGCGCGGCGCATGCAACTGCTGTGCGAGCGTGATGCGCGCGGCGGCCAGCGTTTCTTCGGGCGACACGTTGGGCAGCACGTCGAGTGCCACGACCGCCTGTTCGCAGTCGGGGAACACATGCAGCGCGCACTGCCGCAGCGCCTGTGCGAACGGAGAGTGGGCAATGATGAGGATGCTGTTCATGCGGCTCGGAGGACGACGCGTCGATTATGCGGGGGCGCCCAAAGGAAGTAGAGACTTGGAGGACACAACGCGCCAGCCGGGGAAGGCAGCCATTGGCGCCGCGGCAACAGCTACAAAAACGATAGCTGCGCCTCACGGCCCGAACTCAGGGCAGGCGCAGGCCCTCGAAGAAGGTCTTTGTCGCTTCGGGCGAGGACGGGCGGCCCAGTACGGTGGCCTGGTAGAGCGACACGCTGCCGTCTTTCTGCGACTGCGCGAACCAGAGCACCTGGACCGGCGCCACACCCTGCTGCGCCGATTGCCCGTCGAGCCGCCACGGTGCGGGAACGGCCGTGGCGCGCGGCAATGTGGCCGGTCCCTGGATCACCTGCGCCACGCCGAGCTGGCCGTATGTGGCCGTGCGCCAGGCCGTGAGCCAGGCCTCGGCCTGCGCCGGGCTGGTGGCGGAGGCATGGGCCACGGCGAAGGTCGCGCCGCCGGCTTCGCAGCCGGTCATGTCGACCTGCACCGACTCGGCCCCCAGCGGCAGCGCGCGCTGGGCGCGGTCGGCCTTGCAGGGCAGCATCGCGACCAGGCCGGCGTCGGCGATCGGCACTTCGCGCCAGTTGAAGGTGGGGCTGCAGGCGCCCAGCACGGCGGCCAGGGCCAGCACGGGCCAGAAAGGAAAAGGAAGCGATGGCATCGAGGGCGATTATCGAACGGCCTTCGGAAGGGAAAAGGCCGGAAATGGCTGCGCCGACGCGATCCGGCACGCGGAACTAAAATCGCCGCGCCTCTCTCTTTCAGATGCCCATGAAAAAATACCTCGCTGCTGCCGCCGTCGTGATCGCCCTGGCCGCCGGCGTGGGCGTGTACCTCGGTTCGGGCAGCACGGCCGCCCCGGCCTCGACCTTCGTGCTGCTCGACGGCACCACCAAGAGCACGGCCGACCTGAAGGGCAAGGTCACGCTGGTCAACTTCTGGGCCACGAGCTGCGTGACCTGCGTGGCCGAGATGCCGAAGGTGATCTCGACCTACGACAAGTACAAGGCCAAGGGCTACGACACGCTGGCGGTGGCCATGAGCTACGACCCGCCGAGCTACGTCGTCAACTTCGCCGAAACGCGCAAGCTGCCGTTCAAGGTCGCGATCGACAACACCGGCAGCGTGGCGCAGGCCTGGGGCGACGTGAAGCTCACGCCGACCACCTTCATCGTCAACAAGAAGGGCGAGATCGTGAAGCGCTATGTGGGCGAGCCCGATTTCGCCGAGCTGCACAAGCTGATCGAAAAGCTATTGGCGGAAGCTTGACTCCCCCCCAGGCTGCGCGCACTTCGTGTCGCTTCGCCAACCCCCTACCGGGGGCGATACCAGCGGCCCGGCAAAGCCGGTTCCGCGGTATCCCTGGAACGAAAAAGGCGCTCCTTGCGGAGCGCCTTTTTCATTGCGAAAGCCCGCGGCTCACTGGTTGCGGAAGCTGTCGTGGCAGGCCTTGCAGCTTGCACCGGTCGCACCGAACTGGGCCTTGAGGGTATCGAGGTTGCCGGCCTTGGCGGCGACCACCAGCTTGCCGGTTTCCTCGATCAGCTTCTGCTGGCGTTCCTTGAACTTGGCATCTTCCTTCCAGACCTCGGGCTTGGCCTTGCCGCCCTCGGTGCCGGTGCCGAAGCCAGCCCAGGGCAGCTTGGCCATGTCGGCCACGACCTCGGCGTTGGCAGCAGCCGCGGCGGCGTCGTAGGGCACGCGGCCGTTGGCCATGGCGCCGAGGCGGCCGAAGTGCTGGGCCATCACGAACAGCGCGCTCTGGCGGTACTTGATGGCGTCTTCGGGCTTGGCGAACTGTGCCGCGGCGGGCAGGGACATCGCAGCGCAGGCGGCTGCAAGGGCGAACGAAGCGAAACGGATCATCGAAGGACCTTCCTTGTGTGGGGTTTGGGCACCGTCGAACGCGGCGCTGCAGGCAGTGTAGGGGCTGGCCGTGTCGGGCGCATAGCAACAACCCGGTGCAACGACCGGGCCGGACTTTGCTAATCTGCGCCTTCCGCAGCCTCGCGCCCCGGCGCCTTTTTCGATGACCGACACCCTCTCGGTGGCCCGCACACGCGTCTGGGACCTGCCGACCCGCCTCTTTCACTGGGCGCTCGCCTTCGCCGTGATCGGCCTGCTCGTGACGGGCCTGAACGGCATCATGGAATGGCATTTCCGCCTCGGCTACTCCGTGCTGGCACTGCTGCTGTTCCGGCTGGTCTGGGGTTTCGTGGGCGGGCGCTGGTCGCGCTTTGCCGCCTTCATCTACGCCCCGGGCTCGGTCATCGCCTACCTGCGCGGCAAGTCGCATCCCGACCACCTGATCGGCCACACGCCGCTGGGCGCGCTGTCGGTGTTCGCGGTGCTGGCGCTGCTGATCCTGCAGGTCGCCACCGGGCTGATGGCCGACGACGAGATTTCAGCCTCCGGGCCGCTGACCCGCTTTGTCTCGGGCGCCATGGTGAGCCTGGCGACCGGCTGGCACAAGGCGCAGGGCAAGTGGATCGTGATCGCCCTCGTGAGCCTGCATGTGCTGGCGGTGTTGTTCTATGTGCTGGTGAAGCGGCACCGGCTGGTCGGGCCGATGCTGTCGGGCGACAAGCCGGTGATCGCGGGCGCCTCCAACGGGAACGGGAACGGGAATGGCGTGCCGCCGAGTCGCGACGATGCGGCATCGCGCACGCTGGCGCTGGTGCTGTTCGCGCTGTGCGCGGGCGTGGCGTTCTGGGTGGCGTCGTTGCGCGTATGAGCGGCTTTTCCGTCTCCCGCCCGCTGCCGCTGTCGGACATGCCGGCCGTGGTGCTTCTCACGCCCGAAGAACCTCACGAGGTCGACGCCGTGCGCGCCATCTTCCGCGACTACGCGGGCTCGCTGACCATCGACCTCGCGTTCCAGGACTTCGACGGCGAGTTGGCCGACCTGCCCGGCGAGTACGCCGAGCCGCGCGGCACCTTGCTGCTGGCGCTGGTCGATCCTGCCCATGTCAATGAAGACGCCGGCCGCGCCGCGCCCACGCTGACGCGCGCCGACGGCACGCTCGCCCACGTGGCGGGCTGCTGCGCGCTGCGCCCGATCGACAGCACGGACTACGCGAACGCGGCGGAAATGAAACGGCTGTATGTGCGCCCCGGGTTCCGAGGGCTCGGGCTCGGCCGACAACTGGCCGAAGCCATCCTGGATGCCGCGCGCAGCGCAGGCTATGCCTGCGTGCTGCTCGACACCCTCGACGACATGGAGTCGGCGCGCGCCCTCTACGAAGACCTGGGCTTCGCGGAGGTGCCGCCCTACTATCACAACCCCGTCGCCGGGGCCCATTACCTCAAAGTCGAGCTGTAGGCCGGGCTCAGCCGCGGGCTTGCGCCAGCAGCGTGTCGGCGTCGCTCACTTCGAACTTGCCCGGGCCTTCGACGTTCAGCGTCGCGACCTTGCCGTCCTTCACGAGCATCGAGTAGCGGTTGCTGCGCAGGCCCATGCCGCGGCCGGTCAGATCGAGCGTGAGGCCGGTGGCTTTCGCGAAGTCGGCGCTGCCGTCGGCCAGCATGCGCACCTTGGCGCCGGTCTTCTGGTCGCGCGCCCAGGCGCCCATCACGAAGGCGTCGTTCACGCTCACGCACCAGATCTCGTCCACGCCGGCGGCCTTGAAGTCGTCGAAGTGCTGCACGTAGCCCGGCACATGCTTGGCCGAGCAGGTGGGCGTGAAGGCGCCCGGCAGTGCGAACAGCGCGATGGTCTTGCCCGCCGTGGCCTTGGCCACGTCGACCGCGTTCGGGCCGATGCTGCAGCCCTCGCCCTCGACTTCGGAATATTCCTGCAGGGTGGCCGAAGGAAGGGTGTCGCCGACTTTGATCATGTAATTTGCTCCTGAAAAAGAAAAACGGCCCACATTGTGGGCCGTTTTCGGATGGGTTGCCTCGAGGGCGACCGAGTGCTTGATCAGACCAGGGCGGCCTTCTCGACCAGACGGGTCACAACCCAGTTCTTGGTCTTCGAGATCGGACGGCTTTCCGTGATCTCGATGGTGTCGCCCAGCTTGTACTCGCCCTTTTCGTCATGGGCGTGGTACTTGCTCGTCTTGGCCACGATCTTGCCGTAGAGCTCGTGCTTCACACGGCGCTCGACCAGCACGGTCACGGTCTTGGCACGCTTGTCGCTGACCACCTTGCCGATCAAGGTGCGCTTGAGGGATTTTTTAGCTTCCGTCATGTTCACTCCTTACTTGGCGGCTTGGGTCTCTTGCTCTTTCTGAGCAAGAATGGTCTTGGCGCGAGCGATGTCGCGACGCGTCACGCGCAGCGTCGTGGTGTTCGACAGCTGTTGCGTGGCTTTCTGCATGCGCAGGCCGAAGTGGGCCTTCTGCAGATCTTTGATTTCGGCGGTCAAGCCTGCGACGTCCTTCGTGCGCAGGGTTGCAGCCTTCGTCACCTTGGCCGAAGCCGCGGTTTCTTTCTTTTTACGTGTTGCCATGGGTGTTCTCCTCTCAGGCGCCGAGCTGGCGAGCGACGAACGTCGTACGCAGCGGAAGCTTGGCGGCGGCCAGGCGGAACGCTTCGCGGGCGAGTTCTTCGGGCACGCCGACGATCTCGAACACGATCTTGCCAGGCTGAATTTCAGCGACGTAGTACTCGGGGTTGCCCTTACCGTTACCCATCCGCACTTCAGCGGGCTTGGTAGAGATCGGCTTGTCCGGGAACACGCGGATCCAGATACGGCCACCGCGCTTCACGTGACGCGAAATCGCGCGACGAGCGGCTTCGATCTGGCGCGCCGTGAGGCGGCCGCGGTCGGTGCATTTGAGACCGAAATCACCGAACGCAACCGAGTTACCCGTGGTTGCGATGCCGGTGTTGCGGCCCTTTTGTTCCTTGCGGAACTTTCTGCGTGCAGGTTGCAGCATGTTTTGTTACTCCGTGAGGGCCCCAGGCACTTGCGTGCCCGGGAGCGACCGATTACTCGGTCTTGGCACCGTCCGCTGCTGCAGCGGGCGCGGCTTTGCGGACGCGCTTAACGGCGGGTTTCGAGTCTGCACCGGCACCGCCGGTTGCTTCTGCGGGCTTGTCGCTGCCATCGGCCGGAGCGGTGTTGCCACCGATCGGACCACGGGCACCGGCACGGGGGCCGGGACCACGACGGTCGCCACCCGGACGGTCGCCACCAGGGCGGCCATCGCGGCGGGGACCACGCGGGCGACGCTCGTCGTCCGGACGCGGCGTTTCGACGGCCGGCAGGTCGTTACGACCTAGCGTGTCGCCCTTGTAGACCCAGACCTTGACGCCAATGACGCCGTACGTGGTCTTGGCTTCCGAGGTGCCGTAGTCGATGTCGGCGCGCAGCGTGTGAAGGGGCACGCGACCTTCGCGGTACCACTCGCAACGAGCGATTTCGATGCCGTTCAGGCGGCCCGACGACATGATCTTGATGCCCAGGGCACCCAGACGCATGGCGTTTTGCATGGCGCGCTTCATGGCACGGCGGAACATGATCCGCTTTTCGAGCTGCTGCGTGATGCTGTCGGCGATCAGCTGCGCATCGATTTCGGGCTTGCGCACTTCTTCGATGTTGACCGCAACCGGCACGCCGAGCTGCTTGCCCAGTTCGCGCTTGAGGTTCTCGATGTCTTCGCCCTTCTTGCCGATCACGACGCCCGGACGAGCCGAGTAGATCGTGATGCGTGCGTTCTTGGCGGGACGCTCGATCATGACGCGCGACACCGAAGCGTTCTTCAGCTTCTTCTTCAGGTATTCGCGAACCTTGATGTCTTCGGCCAGCATGCCCGCGAAATCGCGGTCGCTTGCGTACCAACGGCTGGACCAGTTACGGGTAACCGCAAGGCGGAACCCGGTTGGGTGGATTTTCTGTCCCATATTTCTTCCAGGCCTTCTTAGTTGCCAACCGTCACGTACACATGGCACGTGGGCTTGCTGATGCGATTGCCGCGACCCTTGGCGCGCGCCGTGAAGCGCTTGAGCGTTGCACCTTGCTCGACGTAGATGGTCTTGACCTTCAGCTCGTCGATGTCGGCACCGTCGTTGTGCTCGGCGTTGGCAATTGCCGACTCGAGCACCTTCTTGATGATCACAGCGGCCTTTTTCTGCGTGAATTGCAGAACGTTGAGCGCTTGATCGACCTTCTTGCCGCGGATCAGGTCCGCGACCAGACGGCCCTTGTCGACCGACAGGCGGACACCGCGGAGGACTGCACGTGTTTCAGACATGGTCGTTCCTTACTTCTTCTGGACTTTTTTGTCCGCGGGGTGCCCCTTGAACGTGCGCGTGAGCGCAAATTCGCCGAGCTTGTGGCCGACCATCTGGTCGGTGATGTACACGGGCACGTGTTGCTTGCCGTTGTGCACAGCGATGGTCAGACCGATGAACTCGGGCAGAACCATCGAGCGGCGCGACCAGGTCTTGATCGGCTTCTTGTCCTTGTTCGTCACGGCCTTGTCGGCCTTGGCCACCAGGTGGTGGTCGACGAAAGGACCCTTTTTGAGAGAGCGAGTCATTGGCTATCCCTTACTTCTTGCGACGCGACACGATGAAGACCTGCGTGCGCTTGTTGTTACGGGTGCGATAGCCCTTGGTCAGGTTGCCCCACGGGTCGACAGGGTGGCGGCCTTCGCCAGTCTTGCCTTCGCCACCACCGTGCGGGTGGTCGACCGGGTTCATCACCACGCCGCGAACGGTCGGGCGGATACCCATGTGACGCTTCGCACCGGCCTTGCCGAGCTGGCGCAGGCTGTGTTCTTCGTTCGCCACTTCACCGATGGTCGCGCGGCATTCGATGTGAATGCGGCGGACTTCGCCCGAACGCATGCGGACCTGGGCGTAAACGCCTTCACGGGCCAGCAGCGTGGCCGAGGTACCGGCCGAACGAGCGATCTGCGCAC
Encoded here:
- the rpsQ gene encoding 30S ribosomal protein S17 — translated: MTEAKKSLKRTLIGKVVSDKRAKTVTVLVERRVKHELYGKIVAKTSKYHAHDEKGEYKLGDTIEITESRPISKTKNWVVTRLVEKAALV
- the rpmC gene encoding 50S ribosomal protein L29, with the translated sequence MTKAATLRTKDVAGLTAEIKDLQKAHFGLRMQKATQQLSNTTTLRVTRRDIARAKTILAQKEQETQAAK
- the ptsP gene encoding phosphoenolpyruvate--protein phosphotransferase, producing MTFAVHGLPVARGIAIGRAVLVVSSRIDVAHYFIKPDEIETEIDRVRTARNAVADELTKLQASVAQMGPNDAPHELAALLEVHQMLLQDDVLSGGVKHWISERLYNAEWALTTQLEIIARQFDEMEDPYLRERKADLEQVVERMLHRMKGTAAVLAPSPPRRKRAAAHHDHDDEDDDPTAGDGFDVPLVLIAHDLSPADMLQFKKSVFAGFVTDVGGRTSHTAIVARSMDIPAIVGARSASQLVRQDDWVIIDGEAGVMIVDPSPIILAEYGFKQRQGDLERGRLARLRHKPAVTLDGQRVELLANIEMPEDTVGAVKAGAVGVGLFRSEFLFMGRENSARQTRLPDEEEQYQAYKRAVEGMQGMPVTIRTIDVGADKPLDGKSASKQEHLNPALGLRAIRWSLADPAMFLTQLRAILRAAAHGEIYLLIPMLAHASEIRQTLSLIDFARAELDNRGAVYGPVKLGAMIEIPAAALTLKTFLKHFDFLSIGTNDLIQYTLAIDRADEAVAHLYDPAHPAVLKLVADTITECRRQGKGVSVCGEMAGDVAFTRLLLGLGLRSFSMHPSRILAVKQEVLRADTGKLEPWARGVLDADDPAAALAG
- a CDS encoding cytochrome b/b6 domain-containing protein, whose product is MTDTLSVARTRVWDLPTRLFHWALAFAVIGLLVTGLNGIMEWHFRLGYSVLALLLFRLVWGFVGGRWSRFAAFIYAPGSVIAYLRGKSHPDHLIGHTPLGALSVFAVLALLILQVATGLMADDEISASGPLTRFVSGAMVSLATGWHKAQGKWIVIALVSLHVLAVLFYVLVKRHRLVGPMLSGDKPVIAGASNGNGNGNGVPPSRDDAASRTLALVLFALCAGVAFWVASLRV
- the rplP gene encoding 50S ribosomal protein L16 encodes the protein MLQPARRKFRKEQKGRNTGIATTGNSVAFGDFGLKCTDRGRLTARQIEAARRAISRHVKRGGRIWIRVFPDKPISTKPAEVRMGNGKGNPEYYVAEIQPGKIVFEIVGVPEELAREAFRLAAAKLPLRTTFVARQLGA
- a CDS encoding Spy/CpxP family protein refolding chaperone produces the protein MKHWIKRTLFGFAGLAVVAGSIAGCAGHRHGWGGDSAEFRAKMVERVGSKLELDAAQKQKLTVLAEKLQAQRQAMRGAGGAGDPRSQFKALFAGNTLDQSGAARLIEEKTAVVRTGSPEVIAAAADFFDHLNAAQQQKVRDFMERGGRRWNRHG
- a CDS encoding DUF4148 domain-containing protein, with amino-acid sequence MIVKSSFSLAQLIAVGSFAMLAAAGAKAETYQGVHAPVSAMSRADVSAEAVRTAAAPDQNVVRGSRGPETVAVSTDRARVVAEAVRTAAAPDQNVTSGSRVNSKVISTMQNPVDARAAAARDSSNRL
- the rpsC gene encoding 30S ribosomal protein S3; the encoded protein is MGQKIHPTGFRLAVTRNWSSRWYASDRDFAGMLAEDIKVREYLKKKLKNASVSRVMIERPAKNARITIYSARPGVVIGKKGEDIENLKRELGKQLGVPVAVNIEEVRKPEIDAQLIADSITQQLEKRIMFRRAMKRAMQNAMRLGALGIKIMSSGRLNGIEIARCEWYREGRVPLHTLRADIDYGTSEAKTTYGVIGVKVWVYKGDTLGRNDLPAVETPRPDDERRPRGPRRDGRPGGDRPGGDRRGPGPRAGARGPIGGNTAPADGSDKPAEATGGAGADSKPAVKRVRKAAPAAAADGAKTE
- a CDS encoding peroxiredoxin codes for the protein MIKVGDTLPSATLQEYSEVEGEGCSIGPNAVDVAKATAGKTIALFALPGAFTPTCSAKHVPGYVQHFDDFKAAGVDEIWCVSVNDAFVMGAWARDQKTGAKVRMLADGSADFAKATGLTLDLTGRGMGLRSNRYSMLVKDGKVATLNVEGPGKFEVSDADTLLAQARG
- a CDS encoding PTS sugar transporter subunit IIA — its product is MNSILIIAHSPFAQALRQCALHVFPDCEQAVVALDVLPNVSPEETLAAARITLAQQLHAPRSQVLVLADVFGATPCNVAQKLVDGVRSRLVAGVNLPMLLRAVTYRHEPLDTLVQRALAGGTAGVMQVAVAAPQNQAKRKHSDQEIRDHQQ
- a CDS encoding GNAT family N-acetyltransferase, with translation MSGFSVSRPLPLSDMPAVVLLTPEEPHEVDAVRAIFRDYAGSLTIDLAFQDFDGELADLPGEYAEPRGTLLLALVDPAHVNEDAGRAAPTLTRADGTLAHVAGCCALRPIDSTDYANAAEMKRLYVRPGFRGLGLGRQLAEAILDAARSAGYACVLLDTLDDMESARALYEDLGFAEVPPYYHNPVAGAHYLKVEL
- the rpsS gene encoding 30S ribosomal protein S19; its protein translation is MTRSLKKGPFVDHHLVAKADKAVTNKDKKPIKTWSRRSMVLPEFIGLTIAVHNGKQHVPVYITDQMVGHKLGEFALTRTFKGHPADKKVQKK
- a CDS encoding TlpA disulfide reductase family protein encodes the protein MKKYLAAAAVVIALAAGVGVYLGSGSTAAPASTFVLLDGTTKSTADLKGKVTLVNFWATSCVTCVAEMPKVISTYDKYKAKGYDTLAVAMSYDPPSYVVNFAETRKLPFKVAIDNTGSVAQAWGDVKLTPTTFIVNKKGEIVKRYVGEPDFAELHKLIEKLLAEA
- the rplV gene encoding 50S ribosomal protein L22 codes for the protein MSETRAVLRGVRLSVDKGRLVADLIRGKKVDQALNVLQFTQKKAAVIIKKVLESAIANAEHNDGADIDELKVKTIYVEQGATLKRFTARAKGRGNRISKPTCHVYVTVGN
- a CDS encoding HPr family phosphocarrier protein → MIKKSVTISNKLGLHARASAKLTKLAGSYPCEVWLSRGDRRINAKSIMGVMMLAAGLGVTVELETNGAQEEEAMNAIVHLMDDKFGEGE
- a CDS encoding c-type cytochrome, which codes for MIRFASFALAAACAAMSLPAAAQFAKPEDAIKYRQSALFVMAQHFGRLGAMANGRVPYDAAAAAANAEVVADMAKLPWAGFGTGTEGGKAKPEVWKEDAKFKERQQKLIEETGKLVVAAKAGNLDTLKAQFGATGASCKACHDSFRNQ